A portion of the Rhodococcus pseudokoreensis genome contains these proteins:
- a CDS encoding short-chain fatty acyl-CoA regulator family protein: protein MQKMYAGGRLRRLREERGLTQSALAKTLGLSTSYVNQLENDQRPLTVPVLLRLNAELDLDMSFFAADTDARLLADLQEVFGENPEAADLSTTDIDELISRVPAAARVLVGLHRRLRGATAQLEQFSTGVEGTLADPSTAMPYEDVRDFFYDQRNHIPELDIAAENLFTSRDLTLGGMDLQLSRLLHDEHDITVTIRTDDPDRPGPKRTFDPQTRVLTLARRLAPGQRAFQLATQLAFLTQAETIDRIVTRAESLPAQSRDLARIGLANYFAGALILPYTPFLASAEALRYDIDLLSMKFEVGFETICHRLSTLQRRGRRGVPFFFVRTDRAGNISKRQSATAFHFSRVGGSCPLWVVHDAFATPGRIRTQIAQMPDGRSYLWLARTTDESTPGYLSRKRDFAIGLGCDLTYASKLVYSHGLQIDDPSTAVPIGPGCKVCERAGCAQRAFPQLGRTINVDENSAATIPYTPGAR, encoded by the coding sequence ATGCAGAAGATGTATGCCGGTGGTCGGCTTCGGCGGCTGCGCGAGGAGCGCGGGCTGACCCAGTCGGCGCTCGCGAAAACGCTCGGGCTGTCCACCAGCTACGTCAATCAGCTCGAAAACGACCAGCGCCCGCTGACGGTCCCGGTGCTGCTGCGTCTCAATGCCGAACTCGATCTCGACATGTCGTTCTTCGCCGCCGACACCGACGCCCGGCTGCTGGCCGACCTGCAGGAGGTGTTCGGGGAGAACCCCGAGGCCGCCGACCTGTCCACCACCGACATCGACGAACTCATCTCCCGAGTCCCGGCCGCAGCCCGGGTACTTGTCGGGTTGCACCGGAGGCTACGCGGCGCCACCGCGCAACTCGAGCAGTTCTCCACCGGCGTCGAAGGCACACTGGCGGACCCGTCGACCGCGATGCCCTACGAGGATGTCCGCGACTTCTTCTACGACCAGCGCAACCACATCCCCGAACTCGACATCGCCGCCGAAAACCTGTTCACCTCACGGGATTTGACCCTCGGCGGCATGGATCTGCAACTGAGCCGGCTGCTGCACGACGAACACGACATCACCGTCACCATCCGCACCGACGACCCCGACCGGCCCGGCCCGAAACGCACCTTCGACCCGCAGACCCGGGTGCTGACCCTCGCCCGGCGGCTCGCACCCGGACAACGCGCCTTCCAACTCGCCACCCAGCTGGCGTTTCTCACCCAGGCCGAGACGATCGACCGGATCGTCACCCGGGCGGAATCGCTGCCGGCCCAGTCGAGGGACCTCGCCCGGATCGGGCTCGCGAACTACTTCGCCGGCGCCCTGATCCTGCCCTACACCCCGTTCCTGGCCTCCGCGGAAGCACTGCGCTACGACATCGACCTGCTGTCGATGAAATTCGAGGTCGGCTTCGAAACCATCTGCCACCGCCTCTCCACCCTGCAGCGCCGCGGCCGGCGCGGGGTGCCGTTCTTCTTCGTCCGCACCGACCGCGCCGGCAACATCTCCAAACGCCAGTCCGCCACCGCCTTCCACTTCTCGAGGGTCGGCGGCAGCTGCCCACTGTGGGTGGTGCACGACGCGTTCGCCACCCCGGGACGGATCCGCACCCAGATCGCGCAGATGCCCGATGGGCGCTCCTACCTGTGGCTGGCCCGCACCACCGACGAGAGCACCCCCGGCTACCTGTCCCGGAAGCGGGACTTCGCGATCGGCCTGGGCTGCGACCTCACCTACGCGAGCAAACTCGTCTACTCCCACGGCCTGCAGATCGACGACCCGTCCACCGCCGTCCCCATCGGCCCCGGTTGCAAGGTCTGCGAGCGCGCAGGCTGCGCCCAACGCGCCTTTCCGCAACTCGGACGCACCATCAACGTCGACGAGAACAGCGCCGCCACCATCCCCTACACCCCCGGCGCCCGCTGA
- the prpD gene encoding 2-methylcitrate dehydratase PrpD: MKTHLVRTHRSAEDFPREEHLAWKIAEVATDPVEVPADTAEMIVNRIIDNAAVAAASLTRRPVANARAQAQSHPYSQSPSSKHGSTVFGVGGTFSPEWAAWANGVAVRELDFHDTFLAAEYSHPGDNIPSILAVAQHTGRNGNDLIRGLATGYEIQVDLVRAICLHEHKIDHVAHLGPSAAAGIGTLLGLDTDTVYQAIGQALHTTTATRQSRKGEISSWKAYAPAFAGKMAVEAVDRALRGEGAPSPIWEGEDGVIAWLLGGPKAEYNVPLPGPGEAKRGILDTYTKEHSAEYQSQAPIDLACRMRERIGDLDQIASIVLHTSHHTHYVIGTGSNDPQKFDPKASRETLDHSIMYIFAVALQDGTWHHERSYAPERAQRPDTIELWKKISTAEDPEWTRRYHSTDPNEKAFGARAEITLKSGEVIVDELAVADAHPLGARPFARDQYIAKFRTLAEGVVAQAEQDRFLDAAQRTPELKADELDQLTFTVSDEVLGRSPKSPKGLF; the protein is encoded by the coding sequence GTGAAGACCCATCTCGTACGCACGCACCGCTCCGCCGAGGACTTCCCGCGCGAGGAGCACCTGGCGTGGAAGATCGCCGAGGTCGCCACCGACCCCGTCGAGGTGCCTGCGGACACCGCGGAGATGATCGTCAACCGGATCATCGACAACGCCGCCGTCGCCGCGGCCTCCCTGACCCGCCGCCCGGTCGCGAACGCGCGGGCGCAGGCACAGTCGCACCCCTACAGCCAGTCGCCATCGAGCAAACACGGGTCGACCGTGTTCGGTGTCGGTGGCACCTTCTCGCCCGAGTGGGCGGCGTGGGCGAACGGCGTCGCGGTCCGGGAGCTCGACTTCCACGACACGTTCCTCGCCGCCGAGTACTCGCACCCCGGTGACAACATCCCGTCGATCCTCGCGGTCGCCCAGCACACGGGCCGTAACGGCAACGACCTGATCCGCGGCCTCGCCACCGGCTACGAGATCCAGGTCGACCTGGTCCGCGCGATCTGCCTGCACGAGCACAAGATCGACCACGTCGCGCATCTCGGCCCCTCCGCGGCCGCCGGGATCGGCACCCTGCTGGGCCTCGACACCGACACCGTCTACCAGGCGATCGGCCAGGCCCTGCACACCACCACCGCCACCCGGCAGTCGCGCAAGGGCGAGATCTCCAGCTGGAAGGCGTACGCCCCGGCCTTCGCCGGCAAGATGGCCGTCGAGGCCGTGGACCGGGCACTGCGCGGCGAGGGCGCACCGTCGCCGATCTGGGAGGGCGAGGACGGTGTCATCGCGTGGCTGCTCGGCGGCCCGAAGGCGGAATACAACGTGCCGCTGCCCGGTCCCGGCGAGGCCAAGCGCGGCATCCTCGACACCTACACCAAGGAGCACTCGGCCGAGTACCAGAGCCAGGCCCCGATCGACCTCGCGTGCCGCATGCGCGAGCGCATCGGCGACCTGGACCAGATCGCGTCGATCGTGCTGCACACCAGCCACCACACCCACTACGTGATCGGCACCGGCTCCAACGACCCGCAGAAGTTCGATCCCAAGGCGTCGCGCGAAACGCTCGACCACTCGATCATGTACATCTTCGCGGTCGCGCTGCAGGACGGCACCTGGCACCACGAACGCTCCTACGCCCCCGAGCGGGCGCAGCGTCCCGACACGATCGAGCTGTGGAAGAAGATCTCCACCGCCGAGGACCCGGAGTGGACCCGCCGCTACCACTCCACCGACCCGAACGAGAAGGCCTTCGGCGCCCGCGCCGAGATCACCCTGAAGAGCGGTGAGGTGATCGTCGACGAACTCGCCGTCGCCGACGCCCACCCGCTCGGCGCCCGGCCGTTCGCGCGTGACCAGTACATCGCGAAGTTCCGCACCCTCGCCGAGGGTGTCGTTGCGCAGGCCGAGCAGGATCGCTTCCTCGACGCAGCGCAGCGCACCCCCGAGCTGAAGGCCGACGAGCTGGACCAGCTCACCTTCACGGTGTCGGACGAGGTGCTGGGTCGCTCGCCGAAGTCGCCGAAGGGCCTCTTCTGA
- the prpB gene encoding methylisocitrate lyase — protein MAGLIAAATSAADKRAAFRASLTSEGITRLPGAINPLTAKLIQEIGFEGVYVSGGAFSAGLGLPDIGLTTLTEVTAHSAQIAGVTDLPVLVDADTGFGEPMSAARTVLAFEDAGIAGLHLEDQVNPKRCGHLDGKAIVPTDEMVRRLRAAVSARRDPNFVICARTDAAGIDGIDAAIERAKAYAAAGSDLIFTEALHTEEEFAKFRAAVDIPLLANMTEFGKSELIPAQTLQDIGYNAVIYPVTTLRLAMGAIEAGLREIHDKGTQEGLLGRMQSRSRLYEVLEYERYNEFDSGVFNFTLTGSQ, from the coding sequence ATGGCCGGCCTCATCGCCGCCGCGACGTCCGCGGCCGACAAGCGCGCAGCCTTCCGGGCGAGCCTGACGTCGGAGGGCATCACCCGGCTGCCGGGAGCGATCAACCCGCTGACCGCGAAGCTCATCCAGGAGATCGGATTCGAGGGCGTCTACGTCTCCGGTGGTGCGTTCTCCGCCGGCCTCGGCCTGCCCGACATCGGGCTGACCACGCTCACCGAGGTCACGGCGCACAGCGCACAGATCGCCGGGGTCACGGACCTTCCCGTCCTCGTCGACGCCGACACCGGATTCGGTGAGCCGATGTCCGCAGCCCGCACCGTCCTCGCCTTCGAGGACGCGGGTATCGCGGGCCTGCACCTGGAGGATCAGGTCAACCCCAAGCGGTGCGGTCACCTCGACGGCAAGGCGATCGTGCCGACCGACGAGATGGTGCGCCGACTGCGGGCCGCGGTGTCCGCCCGGCGGGATCCGAACTTCGTCATCTGCGCCCGCACCGACGCCGCCGGGATCGACGGTATCGACGCGGCGATCGAGCGGGCGAAGGCGTACGCCGCTGCCGGCTCCGACCTGATCTTCACCGAGGCCCTGCACACCGAGGAGGAATTCGCGAAGTTCCGGGCGGCCGTCGACATTCCGTTGCTTGCGAACATGACCGAATTCGGCAAATCCGAGTTGATCCCGGCGCAGACGCTGCAGGACATCGGCTACAACGCCGTGATCTACCCGGTCACGACTTTGCGGTTGGCGATGGGTGCGATCGAGGCCGGGCTGCGCGAGATCCACGACAAGGGCACCCAGGAGGGGCTGCTCGGCCGGATGCAGTCCCGGTCGCGTCTGTACGAGGTGCTCGAGTACGAGCGCTACAACGAGTTCGATTCCGGAGTCTTCAACTTCACACTCACGGGGAGCCAGTGA
- a CDS encoding bifunctional 2-methylcitrate synthase/citrate synthase, whose protein sequence is MTETAIPTIYKGLAGVVVDTTAISKVVPETNSLTYRGYAVQDLAAHCSFEQVAYLLWNGELPTDAQLALFTQRERAARRADRSLLSLVTKLPENCHPMDVVRTAISYLGAEDPEEDDNTPGANRAKALRMMAVLPTIVAADHRRRRGLDPIAPHSHLGFAENFLHMCFGEVPAPELVKAFEVSLILYAEHSFNASTFAARVVTSTLSDIYSAVTAAIGALKGPLHGGANEAVMHHMLEIGDPALAEQWLLGKLAAKDKVMGFGHRVYKNGDSRVPTMKQAFLDVAARTDGDRWVQMYEILEKTMNEATGIKPNLDFPTGPAYYLMGFDIEVFTPIFVMSRITGWTAHIIEQGESNALIRPLSEYTGVAQRSVMRFAPVSTC, encoded by the coding sequence ATGACCGAAACCGCGATACCCACCATCTACAAGGGACTGGCCGGTGTCGTCGTCGACACCACCGCCATCTCGAAGGTGGTGCCGGAGACCAATTCGCTGACCTACCGCGGCTACGCGGTGCAGGATCTGGCGGCACATTGCAGCTTCGAGCAGGTCGCGTATCTGCTGTGGAACGGGGAACTGCCCACCGACGCGCAGCTGGCCCTGTTCACCCAGCGTGAGCGGGCCGCCCGCCGGGCCGACCGGTCGCTGCTGTCGCTGGTGACGAAGCTGCCGGAGAACTGCCACCCGATGGATGTGGTGCGCACCGCGATCAGCTACCTCGGCGCCGAGGACCCGGAAGAGGACGACAACACCCCTGGCGCCAACCGGGCCAAGGCGTTGCGGATGATGGCGGTGCTGCCGACCATCGTGGCCGCGGATCACCGCCGCCGCCGCGGCCTCGACCCGATCGCCCCGCACAGTCATCTGGGGTTCGCGGAGAACTTCCTGCACATGTGCTTCGGGGAGGTGCCGGCCCCGGAGCTGGTCAAGGCGTTCGAGGTGTCGCTGATCCTCTACGCCGAGCACTCCTTCAACGCGTCCACCTTCGCCGCCCGGGTGGTGACCTCGACGCTGTCGGACATCTACAGCGCCGTCACCGCCGCCATCGGGGCGCTGAAGGGGCCGCTGCACGGCGGCGCCAACGAGGCCGTCATGCATCACATGCTCGAGATCGGCGACCCCGCCCTTGCCGAGCAGTGGCTGCTCGGCAAGCTCGCCGCCAAGGACAAGGTGATGGGTTTCGGGCACCGCGTCTACAAGAACGGCGACTCCCGCGTTCCCACCATGAAGCAGGCGTTCCTCGACGTCGCCGCCCGCACCGACGGCGACAGGTGGGTGCAGATGTACGAGATCCTCGAGAAGACGATGAACGAGGCCACCGGAATCAAACCGAACCTCGACTTCCCCACCGGGCCCGCCTACTACCTGATGGGCTTCGACATCGAGGTGTTCACCCCCATCTTCGTGATGAGCCGCATCACCGGGTGGACCGCCCACATCATCGAGCAGGGAGAATCGAACGCCCTGATCCGCCCGCTGTCGGAGTACACCGGCGTCGCGCAGCGTTCCGTGATGCGCTTCGCACCTGTGAGTACTTGTTAA
- a CDS encoding ABC transporter substrate-binding protein has translation MRTSWRHLAALTVGSALLVSACSASPDEPAPEQASESSAYPMTVENCGHTVTIDAPPQRAVSLNQGSTEILLSLGLADRMVGTATWTDPVRDNLAADNAKVPRLADNKPSFEVVLDTEPDFVSASFGGTLGPGGVADRSQFDQLGVPSYLSPTDCQGKTDESVNADGARTEPLRIDTVYQEIRELAAIFDVRDRGEQFVTELQQRFDAASREVEASGVSLAYWFADTNTPYMAGCCGSSGIITNSVGAGNIFADTTNEWPQVSWESVLDRDPTALVLADLSRRSIDGDALDSKIAFLESNPVTQRLTAVRDKRYIVVNGADLNPSIRTIDGVEKTAAALKQWGLAN, from the coding sequence ATGCGCACGTCTTGGCGGCACCTCGCTGCTCTCACTGTCGGCTCGGCCCTACTGGTCTCCGCATGCTCGGCGTCCCCGGACGAACCGGCGCCCGAGCAGGCTTCGGAATCCTCCGCGTACCCGATGACCGTCGAGAACTGCGGGCACACCGTCACCATCGACGCACCACCGCAGCGCGCGGTGTCGCTCAATCAGGGCTCGACCGAGATCCTGCTCTCCCTCGGCCTCGCCGACCGGATGGTGGGCACCGCCACCTGGACCGACCCCGTCCGCGACAATCTCGCCGCCGACAACGCGAAGGTCCCGCGGCTCGCCGACAACAAGCCGTCCTTCGAGGTGGTTCTCGACACCGAACCCGATTTCGTGTCGGCCTCGTTCGGCGGCACCCTCGGACCGGGCGGTGTCGCCGACCGGAGCCAGTTCGACCAGTTGGGCGTCCCCAGCTATCTCTCGCCCACCGATTGCCAGGGCAAGACCGACGAGAGCGTCAACGCGGACGGGGCACGCACCGAACCGCTGCGCATCGACACCGTCTACCAGGAGATCCGCGAACTCGCCGCCATCTTCGACGTCCGAGACCGCGGTGAGCAGTTCGTCACGGAACTGCAGCAGCGGTTCGACGCCGCGTCGAGGGAGGTCGAGGCCTCCGGGGTGTCCCTGGCGTACTGGTTCGCCGACACCAACACCCCGTACATGGCGGGCTGCTGCGGATCCTCCGGCATCATCACCAACTCCGTCGGCGCCGGGAACATCTTCGCCGACACCACCAACGAATGGCCCCAGGTCAGCTGGGAGAGCGTCCTCGACCGCGACCCCACCGCCCTCGTCCTCGCGGATCTGAGCCGCCGCAGCATCGACGGAGATGCCCTCGACAGCAAGATCGCGTTCCTCGAGTCGAATCCGGTCACCCAGCGGCTCACCGCCGTTCGTGACAAGCGGTACATCGTCGTCAACGGTGCCGACCTGAACCCGTCGATCCGCACCATCGACGGCGTGGAGAAGACGGCGGCCGCGCTGAAGCAGTGGGGACTGGCGAACTGA
- a CDS encoding FecCD family ABC transporter permease, whose protein sequence is MGTGELTVVATRFDSRPLLGAYLLGGLAVLAASIAVVITIGPASLSVGDVYAVVFERLGFGSADISRIKEGIVWELRLPRTLLAAVCGAGLALCGAIMQSLLRNPLADPFVLGISSGASTGAVLIAVLGLGAGAVSLSAGAFAGAVLSFALVMLLAAGAGGGTSRVVLAGVAGTQLFSALTSFIVISSADAEQTRGVLFWLLGSLSGADWADVTLCGAVTLVGLLVCLTQSSALDAFTFGNTAAAALGVPVRWIRILLLTVTALVTAALVSAAGAIGFVGLVLPHAARFLVGPRHSRLLPTTAVVGAIFMVWVDAIARTVFAPQEVPVGVVTALIGVPAFAVILFRMRTSR, encoded by the coding sequence GTGGGGACTGGCGAACTGACCGTGGTGGCCACACGATTCGACTCCCGGCCGCTGCTCGGGGCATACCTGCTCGGCGGCCTCGCGGTGCTGGCGGCGTCGATCGCCGTCGTCATCACTATCGGACCCGCCAGCCTGTCGGTCGGTGACGTCTACGCCGTCGTGTTCGAGCGTCTCGGATTCGGGAGCGCCGACATCAGCCGCATCAAAGAGGGCATCGTCTGGGAGCTGAGACTGCCCCGCACCCTCCTCGCCGCCGTCTGCGGCGCGGGACTGGCGCTGTGCGGGGCGATCATGCAGTCGCTGCTGCGCAATCCGCTCGCCGACCCGTTCGTGCTCGGCATCTCGTCGGGGGCGTCCACCGGGGCGGTGCTGATCGCGGTCCTCGGTCTCGGCGCCGGCGCGGTGTCGCTGTCGGCGGGGGCGTTCGCGGGCGCGGTGCTTTCGTTCGCCCTGGTGATGCTGCTCGCCGCCGGCGCAGGCGGTGGCACGTCCCGGGTGGTGCTCGCGGGAGTGGCCGGGACACAACTGTTCTCGGCGTTGACGTCGTTCATCGTGATCTCGTCCGCGGACGCCGAGCAGACCCGCGGTGTGCTGTTCTGGCTGCTCGGCTCGCTCTCCGGCGCCGATTGGGCCGACGTCACCCTGTGCGGGGCAGTCACTCTCGTCGGACTGCTGGTGTGCCTGACCCAGTCGTCCGCGCTGGACGCCTTCACATTCGGAAACACCGCGGCCGCCGCACTCGGGGTGCCGGTCCGGTGGATCCGGATCCTCCTGCTGACCGTCACCGCACTCGTCACCGCCGCCCTGGTGAGCGCCGCAGGCGCGATCGGGTTCGTGGGACTGGTCCTGCCGCACGCCGCACGGTTCCTTGTCGGTCCCCGGCACAGCCGGCTGCTCCCCACCACTGCCGTGGTCGGCGCCATCTTCATGGTGTGGGTGGACGCGATCGCGCGCACCGTGTTCGCACCGCAAGAGGTTCCGGTCGGCGTCGTCACCGCCCTGATCGGCGTCCCGGCCTTCGCCGTCATCCTCTTCCGCATGCGGACCAGCCGATGA
- a CDS encoding ABC transporter ATP-binding protein produces MTLHAKNLGWSRGGHLVLDGVTVDPAAGETIGLLGPNGSGKSSLLRLLSGIAEPDSGSVLLDGTDIRTLRRRQVARRVAMVDQHSDTEVDITVLDVVRLGRIPHRGVFGGDESADAAAVERALEHTGMTSKSHRLWHTLSGGERQRAQIARALAQEPDELLLDEPTNHLDIQHQLDILSLVAELPLTSYIALHDLNLAAMFCDRVVVLEAGRIVAAGRPATVITEALVEQVYRVRAGVAVDPVTGYPTVTYRPQFSRHLADL; encoded by the coding sequence ATGACGCTGCACGCGAAGAACCTCGGCTGGAGCCGCGGCGGACACCTCGTGCTCGACGGGGTGACCGTCGACCCCGCGGCCGGTGAGACCATCGGGCTGCTCGGCCCGAACGGCTCGGGCAAGTCCTCGCTCCTGCGACTGCTCAGCGGGATCGCCGAACCCGACTCCGGCAGTGTCCTGCTCGACGGCACCGACATCAGGACCCTCCGGCGACGGCAGGTCGCGCGCCGGGTGGCGATGGTCGATCAGCATTCCGACACCGAGGTCGACATCACCGTGCTCGACGTGGTCCGGCTCGGCCGGATCCCGCACCGCGGGGTCTTCGGCGGCGACGAGTCGGCGGACGCCGCGGCCGTCGAGCGGGCGCTCGAGCACACCGGCATGACGTCGAAGTCGCACCGGCTGTGGCACACCCTGTCCGGCGGGGAACGGCAACGCGCCCAGATCGCGCGGGCCCTCGCGCAGGAACCGGACGAACTGCTGCTGGACGAACCGACCAACCACCTGGACATCCAGCATCAGCTCGACATCCTGTCCCTGGTCGCCGAACTTCCCCTCACCAGTTACATCGCCCTGCACGATCTCAATCTGGCCGCGATGTTCTGTGATCGCGTGGTGGTGCTCGAGGCCGGCCGCATCGTCGCCGCCGGCCGTCCCGCCACGGTGATCACCGAGGCGCTCGTCGAGCAGGTGTACCGGGTGCGGGCGGGGGTCGCCGTCGATCCCGTCACCGGCTACCCGACCGTCACGTACCGGCCGCAGTTCTCACGGCATCTCGCCGACCTCTGA
- a CDS encoding methionine synthase, giving the protein MNTLLPTSIVGSLPKPSWLSEPEKLWSPWKLRDDELREGKLDAQTLAAHEQRRAGLDIISDGEQTRQHFVTTFIEHLSGVDFDRRETVRIRDRYDASVPTVVGAVSREKSVFAADATRLRAAADQPIKWALPGPMTMIDTLYDDHYKSREKLAWEFATILNQEAKDLEAAGVDIIQIDEPAFNVFFDELKDWGVAALERATEGLSCETAVHICYGYGIKANTDWKATLGAEWRQYEESFPLLQQSSIDIVSLESHNSRVPVDLIELLRGKKVMLGAIDVASDTIETPEEVAATLRRALPFVDADKLYPSTNCGMAPLGRRVARDKMVALAAGAELLRRELA; this is encoded by the coding sequence ATGAACACACTCCTGCCCACCTCGATCGTCGGTAGCCTGCCCAAGCCCTCGTGGCTTTCGGAGCCAGAGAAGCTCTGGTCGCCGTGGAAGTTGCGAGACGACGAACTGCGCGAAGGGAAACTCGACGCCCAGACGCTTGCAGCACATGAGCAGCGTCGTGCCGGGCTCGACATCATCAGCGATGGTGAACAGACGCGTCAGCATTTCGTGACCACGTTCATCGAGCACCTCAGCGGCGTTGACTTCGACCGGCGCGAGACCGTGCGAATTCGTGACCGCTATGATGCGAGCGTCCCGACGGTTGTCGGCGCGGTGAGCCGCGAAAAGTCAGTGTTCGCAGCGGATGCGACGCGTCTTCGAGCAGCGGCCGACCAGCCGATCAAATGGGCCCTGCCTGGCCCAATGACAATGATCGACACGCTCTATGACGACCACTACAAGAGTCGCGAAAAGCTCGCATGGGAGTTCGCGACTATCCTGAACCAAGAAGCAAAGGACTTGGAAGCGGCAGGCGTCGACATAATCCAGATCGATGAGCCCGCGTTCAACGTGTTCTTCGACGAACTGAAAGACTGGGGAGTAGCGGCGCTCGAGCGCGCGACCGAAGGGCTGAGCTGCGAAACTGCCGTTCACATCTGTTACGGCTACGGCATCAAAGCCAACACCGACTGGAAGGCAACGCTCGGGGCCGAGTGGCGCCAGTACGAAGAGTCGTTTCCACTGCTGCAACAGTCATCGATCGACATCGTGTCGCTGGAGAGTCACAATTCGCGGGTACCTGTCGACCTGATCGAACTGCTTCGGGGCAAGAAGGTCATGCTGGGTGCGATCGATGTGGCGAGCGACACCATCGAGACGCCCGAAGAGGTTGCCGCAACCCTTCGTCGCGCACTCCCGTTTGTTGACGCAGACAAGCTCTACCCGAGTACCAATTGCGGTATGGCGCCACTGGGCCGACGCGTCGCACGAGACAAGATGGTCGCGCTCGCCGCTGGGGCTGAACTTCTGCGACGTGAGCTGGCCTAG
- a CDS encoding putative oxygenase MesX — protein sequence MTNDCVFSISTTRFDEDYTPTTNSRSTTNFANLARGEDRRQNLRNAVTMMNTRVNEVVHWDNPRGDRYALELDIVSVDLHLASAGDDAAFPVIEVLDVDIVDTTTGARMEGIVGNNFSSYIRDYDFSVRLPGHQATGIPSDFGDLHGQVFQRFVESDEYRERFSQPPVICISVSTSRTYRRLTNYHPILGVEYVAEEKSLTDQYFGKMGLRVRYFMPQGSVAPLAFYHRGDLLNDYSFLALAGTIATMETFQKIYRPEIYNANTAASEVYQPSLDNGNYSLPQVSYDRVERTQLATTQGKFTEVNLMKPYGPVLERWATKQSA from the coding sequence ATGACGAACGACTGTGTTTTCAGCATCAGCACGACGCGCTTCGATGAGGACTACACCCCGACGACCAACTCGCGCAGCACGACAAACTTCGCGAATCTCGCACGCGGCGAGGATCGTCGGCAGAATCTGCGCAACGCGGTGACGATGATGAACACCCGTGTCAACGAGGTGGTGCACTGGGACAATCCGCGTGGTGACCGCTACGCACTCGAACTCGACATCGTCTCGGTGGACCTGCATCTCGCGTCGGCCGGCGATGACGCCGCGTTTCCGGTGATCGAAGTGCTCGACGTTGACATCGTCGATACCACCACGGGCGCCCGAATGGAGGGCATCGTCGGAAACAACTTCTCCTCATACATTCGCGACTACGATTTCAGCGTTCGGCTCCCGGGGCACCAAGCGACGGGAATCCCCAGCGACTTCGGCGATCTGCACGGGCAGGTCTTTCAGCGTTTTGTTGAATCGGACGAGTATCGCGAACGGTTCTCGCAGCCACCAGTCATCTGCATCAGCGTTTCGACGTCCAGGACGTACCGCCGACTCACGAATTACCACCCGATTCTTGGGGTGGAGTATGTGGCAGAGGAGAAGTCGCTCACCGATCAGTACTTCGGGAAGATGGGGCTCAGGGTTCGCTACTTCATGCCTCAGGGGTCCGTCGCTCCATTGGCCTTTTACCACCGCGGTGACTTGCTCAACGACTATTCATTCCTCGCACTCGCGGGAACGATCGCGACGATGGAGACGTTTCAGAAGATCTATCGTCCCGAGATCTACAACGCGAACACTGCGGCGTCGGAGGTGTACCAGCCGAGTCTCGACAACGGCAACTATTCACTTCCGCAAGTGAGCTACGACCGTGTCGAGCGCACTCAGCTCGCGACCACACAGGGAAAGTTCACCGAGGTGAATCTCATGAAACCGTATGGCCCTGTTCTTGAACGGTGGGCTACCAAGCAATCCGCCTGA